The stretch of DNA ACAACGCGTTTTGCTTATGATTTTAACAGAGTATGGTGGCTCATGAGGAAGACAACACAAAGACGTGCAACAACTGCCGCGAGCTATGTCCAGGGTTTTCAGCCCATTATTGGCGGTAAGTAAAGGGCAGTTTCACTGAAATAAGCAACAGGGCTTGAATTGAACACGGTACGTAATCGACTGGGTTAGTTTGTTCCCAGCGAGAATGTATTGCTGCCGCAAAACGACACATTATTCCAAAATAAATCACAACCTGTTTGTCCCGGGGTGAAAGTATATAGCCATTCTCCTTTGGGATAATTGGCGATATTGTGCTTTGGAATTTTGTGTATTCGACAATCGGGACGCCAGCAGAAGGCTTCTACCAGTGGCTTCGTCCAAAAGATTAGATAGGTATTTAAGATACGGAATGGAGGTATCAGGGCGTCAAGCCAAAAAGATCAATCTTCAGTTCTTTGTAAGAAGCTATGTTCTTTCTTAAACTCCTTTAAACCAAGGGATGACAGTCGAGTGTTTCTTGTTAGTAGACTCAACATGAAACAATAGTTACGCTAATTTTACAGTCTTcgattgtttttttgtcttttggtAATTCGCATAAAAGCACCAAGTTTTTCAAACATTCACAATTTAAGTTTCTTTCACCACATGTTAGTTTCGAAAGGCGCGGATCGATTTCCGTGTTTATTAGCGAGCAAATGGGTTTAGCAAATTAAAATAGTCTCGGATCTATCCTTGAGACACtcgcagtttgtttgtttagtATCGTTAGGTCATTCATCCATCGCAGAGGTGTACCCATCCTTAGCATTAATGCGAATCGGAAGAATTGTTCTGAGTAAAGAGGCAATTCGATCAAAACAAATGTGTTTAGCAGAGACACTTAACCGGATGGATAAAGCTCTTCGGCCGTTTTTCGAATTTTACAAAAGTCGGAAGAAGGTGACGCGGTCGACAGAGCTGTCAGTTCCTGACCAGACGGGtggaaattttattttttcgtaCAGGGCATCACCACACGAAATTCCACGAAACATCGATGCAGTGTCTTTTTTTCGCGGCGACAGTGTGTAAATAGCTGAGGTGAACTCGAGTATGCACTTAATGACGCCTAATCTCGTAACAGCAGAACAGCAGTCTTGTTTTCGTTGTAATACATCCTCGTCCGGAGACTGCTTGGCGTGCGCTGCTGAGAATTGCCATTTGTCACTTGCTGATTGAGATAGTGCGTAGGCTCGAGACAAAACCTTGCGGCGGATCGACTTCTGTTGCCGCGAAAAATACCTTAAAAATGCCTTTGATTGCCCGCGTAAAAGCAGGGCGACACGAAGCACTGTAACCTCGAAGGAGGCGTTGAGCAAAGGAGGGATTCGAAAAACGTCACCCGTCCCAAATACAGATAACAAATGCGCCCCTTCATCAAGTTACGAAGAATTTGATTTCTGTTTTGAGTCTTCAGAAACTGattttttaatttggaaaatGACTAAGGCTGACGTAATTGTTAATCATTTGCCTTTCTACTCAAGGCCGTTTTTCTCACACTAGCGATTTACTGTGGGAAATCTGTCTTTTCTCGGttattcaagttgaaaatgcACAAGACCCTAAGGGCATCCTTCATGTATCCCTTACTCTTGTGTATAACACGCCTGAGGCGATGTAGCAAATTCTGGCGATTTTGACATTACTTTATTCGAATTGTTTATGAGGACGATGCCATGAAAAACCCCCGTATTTTAGTCCTTTGAAATGACAACTTAATTTACATGGCTTAGTTCTCATTTCTGCATAGACCATACAAAATATCAACCTTTCTTTCCAAAGGACATTGTTTATCGCACACCATTAAAACGCAATTAATTTTCCAACTCGccttgaaataaaaatattggCTGTTGTAAACGGATTGTTAATATTTGCGTTTGTGGACGATAACACCACATGAAAACAATGACAATTTCGGAAGTGAGTGGAAGAGTAAGTTTGGGATCTAACACATGTGATCTTTAAACACGCAGCATCCTTTAAAATACGACGTTATCTGTTCATTTCTACTCTTGAAAATTCCCATTGATCGGGAAAGTGGCTTACAGTGATAAAAAATATTAAGCAGTTAGATTTAGTTGCGATTGCGACAATGATCATCCTTATCTTAAATCTTTTTTCTTTGAAGCttaaacataattattattactcttTTCGTTAACTGCTATTTTCCACTCTAGAGGAAGTTTCCTTTCGCGATTCTTTAAGCCGATTGTGTGGTCTTTTTTCTCACAAGAATTGAAACAACAACTCAACCTCCGACAATTACATTatatgcataataaaaaaaTCGGTTTTGCGTTTTAAGTCGACGAGGTTTCCTCAAATTGGCTTTTATATCCTCCTCTAAATATTTATGTCATCTAAAACGTTTGTTTTAACTTCCGAACAAAAATATTGACGACCCCCATGATTTTAAAAGAGAAACGCCTGTAATTAAAACACAAAAAGTGCTTTTCACACTTTTCACCAGGCTGATTTTTTCAAGAGGTAACTGTTTCTATGCGCCATACGATATTCATTTGCTTTTTCTGGATGCTGGGAATACACACGGTTTCAATATAGACttgtatattttttaatttctaattGTTGTTGCCTCGTTTCTCTTCatattctcatttttttttgttgttcttctGGCACGCAGTGAAAAGTAGGATGTTtttataaaatttaatttaaattcaattttaaataTTGTCCTCTCAATTAACTTCTCAGCAGTAAACATCAAGTATAAAATTGAGttttttccgaagaaaaaggaTTAGTTTAGTTGCTGTCATTTACAGAACATTGTTCTCACTAGAAACATTTAAGATTATTTCTAAGTTTTAGACATCTATTGCTATGTTTGGAAAATTAACTACCCAAATGTGACAGGAGTGTTGTAAGATCTTGTAAGTACAGAACGAGGCAACACCCTCAACAGCTGAGAAGTTTATGAAGGATAGGCTACATTCAGTACATTGTGTGAAGTCTTGAAGAAGATTACCGTTAAATGAACATCTTCGAATGAAGACTTACATGTAGAAGGTTTGGGATGCCCGAGTTCCCCCTTTGATCTAAACATTTTGAAAGTTTAAATCCTTTTGGTTGGAATGCTAATTTCTCCTCCGTCAGTAACACAATAGGTGACAAGATTTTCAATTCTTGAAATGGTGTAATTAATTGGAATATTTCTTGAACAAGTCTGTTCTTGTTAACTTATCTCGACCTGAGtacatttatttttcctttaacagTTGATCACTAGATGTTGTGCATTAGGGTAATTTTGAGTTGAAAATAGGATAAAAATAGGGCTCAGTCAAGATGCAGCTTAAcgtaaatgagaaaatattgaGAATCCGTGAGGATTCAATGATTTTTATGACACCTTTTAAGTGCCTAATGTCAAATATTATCAGAAGTTGTTGAGAGACATGTCTGAAGAGTTGcatatttcttcaaaatattcatcAGAAGGCACGGAACTTTACCAAGGGAGTAAAACAGGGCAGTTAGAAAGAGTAACTTCCAATTACCGGTAGTTAGTTCTGATTAATTTTAAACAGCAGAAGTTTGATTTGATACTACTGCTTActttaattttgtctttgatATCAAGTTTGCTATCCATTTCATGTTTGAAATGTTAGTCTTAAATTAAGTTAACATTAATGGAGAAATATCGATTTTTAAACTCCAGGAAAATTTGCCAGCATTGTAAGTGCCCAAGAGAGGatcataatattattgtggATGATGCTAGGGCAGGACGGAGTTTATTTTTAGGAGATGCAAACTATTCTGGATTCCCCAGCGATGATGACAGTGGTTGTGCTTTAGATGAATATGCATGGGTTCCACCTGGATTAAAAGCTGAACAGGttggtgaaaaagaaaaaggaaagaaactttaagtGTCTACTCTAGTCTGCTaacactggagcactaattggggacactgtaaactgaaatcaacattgaaagtaaggcaaatgaaattaaatgttttttttgagaagaggggaaagccggagtacccggagaaagaCCTCTCAGAGCAGATTGGAGAACCAGCAAAGTCGacctacatatgacgccgagtctgggaatcgaacctgggccaaagtggtgggaggcaagtgctctcaccatgaCTCCAGCCCTGCAGCCTGAAAACAGGAAATTTCTTCCTCACAagtgtattttttgttttttctgctGTAGTGTCTTATCCTTACCAGATGCTTATGGCAGTATGGGAATCACTGACAATGACCAGAAAAACTGTTGGCAATCCAAAATAAAAACTGTTGGGTGGTTGGGCATAGTAAATTGTACCATCAGTGTTTGTTCAGTTTATCTAAGATGAGGTGCTTTATGCTCCAACGTGTCCAATGTTGtcagacaatttcagcaaaggcGTATAGCACATTTTGATAAGATGCTCATTGAATGCGACTGAAATTTGTGACGATTTGAGTTCTCAATAAATCTCTTAAAAGCTAGACAGTTATTGTTCAATTGGGAATGTTGTGAACAAGTTAACCAATAATGTCCAGGCACAAAGtggttagagcgagtttcaatcgtgTGTTgtaaagccaaaaccaaagtaattactttggccaagaaaaaaggacggagacaatccagtaaaccaatcagaactcgAAGTTATCATATGTAGCCGATACAAAgctcgggaaaatgtgcacgggtgagccacgactggttttggtttcacttatgattggttgaaaaagtggtgcgataACCAATAACttagtgaagtaatgcaaaacgaaagcacttcattaattactttcgacactcaattgaaaaccgctatAATGTGACAAACCAACCATCATTTTAGGTACATGCCTACATGAGTGCACTACCAGAAGAAAAGGTTCCATACATTGACAGCCACGGAGAAAGATATCGCAATAAACAGATCATTGTCCAACTCCCACCTTATGATAGTGAAGCACGGTTTTGTAATGGCCTAACTGATgaggaaaaaagagaactgCGAATCTTTGTGGCACTGAGGAAAAGAGACGCTTTAGATCGAGGCGTTGTAAAGCAGGTCCCTGAGGTTTCAGAAGGATACAGCTGTAAGGAGGTAAGAATATCTAAGTGAAAAGTGATTTTTGTTGATAACCTTGTCAAATAAGTTGCTGTGTGCTCAAGTAGTCAAGGTAGTAGGGTTATAAAGACAAGAAAGGTGCAAGCTTGCATGGGTTTCTTACCAGAAAGATACTAAATATGCATCACTGAAAGTTCCAAAATTGCCAGAAGCCTGCTCAATTTGACTGCACAGCTGTGTTTGTGCTTGTGTCAGCAGTGTTTACAAGTCAATGAAATATGCAATTAACTGAGTGACAAGAGCAGCCAAGGTTAGGAAGGCAGTAGACAAAGGTTCTGCTGAGGGAATACCGGTACTTTACAAGGATGTGGCTGCCCAAGATGTCAATATCAGGGACCGCTCTGCTGGCTTGCCAATTCGCATATGACTACTAGTCCTCCAATATGGCCAATAAAATGTAATTTGACTAAAATTTTTGGTGAGAAGTAATAAATTAAGAGTTAAAATCTTAATGACTGTAAGCAGACGGTTCGAGTTATTTCGCTTCCTGTTTGAATGTATACAAACAGATTGTCAACTACGGTGTTAAGACAAAATAATCATTTCATTGGTGCATTAGTTGATTCAATCCATAGTCATGTGTGACCTCTCATGCGAAAACATACACTAAGGACTTTCTGTGTATGACCGGAATTCTGTGTGGAAGCCGTGTGACACCCATGAGGTTTTAATTTTAAGCCGTTCTAGGGGCTTGGCTCACTCATGTGACCGACCTAGTCAGCGgttaaaattaaatgcctacTCATTTGCTAGAAAAGTCCACTCGTTTGAACCAGGTAGGCAACCATGTGACTCCGAACAAATGTTGTCTCTCTCTGTTTTAACACATGTTAAATGTTCTTGTTGAGCAATAACACACTCCGACTTTTCCCAGTCGGGAAGGTTCGCAGATCGCAAGAGCTTAGATGTATTCTGTTGACACATCAGGCACAGGTCGGTCATTGGTTTAGCAACAACAAAGTTGGGATGAAATTGCTCCCACAGCCTCACAAGTGTTGTGTAACAGACAGCGTGTTTTCCCAATTCTTCGCAGGTTCTTTTAAACATGCGCCACACGTTCATTTTTGTCTCGGACGATGACAACAGGCGAATTTCATCTTTTTTAAATCCTGGTATTCTTCCGGGAAGGAGGACAGCATTTTCTTCAACATAATTTGTTAAAAAGTTCTTTACATCTTTGTTTATGGCTTGTGGTAGCGTGTTGTGAGGTAAGCACTTGCTGTTTTGGTGGATCCTTTGGGAGAGTCTGTTTTGCTTGTAGTGGTCTTTTAATCTGTGGAACCGCGAATAGCTTAAACCATAGATGTAAAAACATATTCTTGCAGATCGGAAGGTTTTGGCACAGTTTTGCGCTTTTCGTTTTTAAGGTCAGGTTTCGTCCAAACGACTGTAATTTTTTAAGAGCCGTTTGAGTTAACCGTGAAATCACAGCAACAGAAACAAAATGTTGACCCACTcgtgcaaataatttttttcaagccGTGTAAAATTTTCGACCACTCATGTGGGACTGCTGAGAACCTGTTTGGTCGTGCAGTGCCACTAGTTCACTCGACTTTTCAAGCCGTGAGGGAGCCGTGTGAAAAACCCGTTTCCGGGAAagtcgttagtgtacgttttcctgTGAGAGGTCACATGTACTAAAGCCAGCCAATCAGTGTTGCTGTTTTATTGTATTGATGCGCGTTGTTTTACGATAGTTTGCGAAATTTTCATTAAACAGCATGGCCGCAAACAGATTATGTGTTTTTTACTTACTGTATTTAATCTTATTATACTTATTATACAGATTTTCAATGCCTTAAGGGCAGACATCTACAGCTCAAAATTCACCAGAATGCAGGAAAtagcacccaattgtcaaaattttCTCGGGCCTAGGTTGCCCCGAACCCTGGCGTGTAAGCTTTGCGCTTGGCTATTAGTCAGAggctaaaaaaaattttaaaatggctAAATCTATTGGCTAAAGGTTCTAAAACCCTAGATTTCTCTGAATATCTACGAAAGAAATGAGTTAAGAGAAATTGCTTATATTCTGCAGTGAACAAAAATGATAACCAAACATTGACTTACAAAGGAAGAGGATAAACTCCATTATTTTTACcgtatctttttttctttcagtgtgGCGATCGTGTTTGCCCAGGATCGATGGCAGTATTTGCTCCAAGAGCAGGTCAGAATACAAGCTGGCATGCTGATTGCTTTGTCTGCTATGTATGTAAAGAGCTTTTGGTGGATCTAATTTACTGCTTCAAAGATGGTAGGATATTCTGTGGGAGACACCATGCAGAAACCCTGAGACCCAGATGTGCTGCATGCGATGAGGTGTGtaagtttatttttggctttgagGAACCTTTGTGGTTGTGTCAATGCACCATTTTAGGATCACAGTTTGAGCACTAGCTGGGGTTTTACTAGGTTATGCCTGGTTTGAAAGTTGACAGCTGCACTTACACTGTAAATTACTATTTGGTTTTTTCTTCCCAATAATTAAGATTCATACATGTAAGGTTGTTCCTTTCCAGTCTTCTCGTTGTCTTTGTACAAGTAAGTGATAAAGTGAAATTGGACCATTTTCAAAAGCATCTATCTGATTGCCCTTCGTACTTAAATTATTTAGTATCCTTTCCTAATGTATTTGTCACTGTTTCACTAGATTATCTTTGCTGAGCAATGCACAGAGGCAGAAGACAGGTGCTGGCATGTTAATCATTTCTGTTGCTTTGAATGTGACTGCCCTCTCGGAGGTATGCGATACATAATGAAGGATGGAAACCCATTCTGTTGCCACTgttttaagacaatgtatgcTGAATTCTGTGATGCCTGTGGGAAGCCAATTGATCCAGATGCCAGTCAAATGGAACACAATGGACAGCACTGGCATGCCACTGAGGAATGTTATTGTTGTTACAACTGCCGCAAACCTCTCCTCGGTCAGCCATTTCTACCGAAGAATGGAGATATTTATTGTTCTCCAGAATGCAGTCGTGGGATGCCAGTAATTTACCCTGAGGATAAGAAATATTCTCCACACCCACATTTGGATGAAACTAAACACTATAATGCCCATGAGTGCACTTCTGATCTGGGTACTCTTGAGTCTGATTATGTGACCTCTGGCACCCCATCTGCTTCAGGAGGACTTACTGCTCCATATGAACCAAGCACAGATGGTGATAGTGTTGGTCGGTATTCTTGCCTTCTATCCCATCACAGGGTTGGTCATTTAGAGAGAGAGGGCCTTGCAAATGCTCCAATTGGAATCTCTCATGGAAGGCTATCACACACCACATTTGGTGCATTAGCATCTTCAGGATACTTGACTGATGTGTTTGATAGCGTCAGTACCCATGGAGGCAATGATGTTGGTTTTCAATATGACAGCAGATTCCACAGGATTGAGAACCTTCAGGACATGTCTTGCAGGACTAGGCAGGCATTTGACAGTGTTGACAAAGCATACAAAGTACAAACGTTTGACAGTGCGAAAAGCTGTGACTTCATAAAAGCAACTCTTGTGGACAGTGAATCTACTAAAGATAGCAACTATGGAACAATTGAAAGGGATAGTAACTATGGCACAGAAACATCTTCAGCAAGTCGAGACTTCAACAAAAACCGTATGCATACGAAGGTAAAAGAACGGCATGTCTCTGGGTATGCATCAGACTATTGTTCGAGGACATCCAGAAGTTCAGGACATCGCACAAAAGTAAGACAATTTAAGTATTATGATATAGACACTGAGGACTTTATTAAGTCTAAAAGCTACTTTAGTGAGGGTGAAAGCTCGAGACCTTTGTCAAGATCTTTAGAAAGTCTAACATGGAAGCCAAGTTCACTTCCTGCCCCTCCAAGGAGCAGTCAAAGGAGATCTTCCTCAGGGACATACATATCTGCACGGAAGGAGCACATGATGAACAGAAACTCAGCTGTGCCAAAGGACTCTAAATCTCGCAATAGTCATCGTATCCAATCAAAGTCAATATCACAGTTGCCTTGGGAAGACCCATTTGCAAATCCAGTAGATAAGAGCAAGTCAAAGCAAGTAAGAAGACCAAGGATCACTTATACAGAAGATGGATTTATTGAAAAACCACAGTCTCAAGTTGTGAAGACAACTGATGCAGCCAAAAAGCATAAGTCGGGCAAAATaggcaaacaaaattgtttggTGCAATAAGTTCAAGTAAAAAGCAGATATATAGGATCAGAGCAAAGTATTTTAATTTAACAAAGAGTGCATGGAATTTATTGGAAAACAACCTGTACTGTCATA from Montipora capricornis isolate CH-2021 chromosome 9, ASM3666992v2, whole genome shotgun sequence encodes:
- the LOC138016954 gene encoding prickle planar cell polarity protein 3-B-like isoform X1, translated to MRKHRKDCRVENSMVAHEEDNTKTCNNCRELCPGFSAHYWRKICQHCKCPREDHNIIVDDARAGRSLFLGDANYSGFPSDDDSGCALDEYAWVPPGLKAEQVHAYMSALPEEKVPYIDSHGERYRNKQIIVQLPPYDSEARFCNGLTDEEKRELRIFVALRKRDALDRGVVKQVPEVSEGYSCKECGDRVCPGSMAVFAPRAGQNTSWHADCFVCYVCKELLVDLIYCFKDGRIFCGRHHAETLRPRCAACDEIIFAEQCTEAEDRCWHVNHFCCFECDCPLGGMRYIMKDGNPFCCHCFKTMYAEFCDACGKPIDPDASQMEHNGQHWHATEECYCCYNCRKPLLGQPFLPKNGDIYCSPECSRGMPVIYPEDKKYSPHPHLDETKHYNAHECTSDLGTLESDYVTSGTPSASGGLTAPYEPSTDGDSVGRYSCLLSHHRVGHLEREGLANAPIGISHGRLSHTTFGALASSGYLTDVFDSVSTHGGNDVGFQYDSRFHRIENLQDMSCRTRQAFDSVDKAYKVQTFDSAKSCDFIKATLVDSESTKDSNYGTIERDSNYGTETSSASRDFNKNRMHTKVKERHVSGYASDYCSRTSRSSGHRTKVRQFKYYDIDTEDFIKSKSYFSEGESSRPLSRSLESLTWKPSSLPAPPRSSQRRSSSGTYISARKEHMMNRNSAVPKDSKSRNSHRIQSKSISQLPWEDPFANPVDKSKSKQVRRPRITYTEDGFIEKPQSQVVKTTDAAKKHKSGKIGKQNCLVQ
- the LOC138016954 gene encoding prickle planar cell polarity protein 3-B-like isoform X2, yielding MMKKTRMLSSMVAHEEDNTKTCNNCRELCPGFSAHYWRKICQHCKCPREDHNIIVDDARAGRSLFLGDANYSGFPSDDDSGCALDEYAWVPPGLKAEQVHAYMSALPEEKVPYIDSHGERYRNKQIIVQLPPYDSEARFCNGLTDEEKRELRIFVALRKRDALDRGVVKQVPEVSEGYSCKECGDRVCPGSMAVFAPRAGQNTSWHADCFVCYVCKELLVDLIYCFKDGRIFCGRHHAETLRPRCAACDEIIFAEQCTEAEDRCWHVNHFCCFECDCPLGGMRYIMKDGNPFCCHCFKTMYAEFCDACGKPIDPDASQMEHNGQHWHATEECYCCYNCRKPLLGQPFLPKNGDIYCSPECSRGMPVIYPEDKKYSPHPHLDETKHYNAHECTSDLGTLESDYVTSGTPSASGGLTAPYEPSTDGDSVGRYSCLLSHHRVGHLEREGLANAPIGISHGRLSHTTFGALASSGYLTDVFDSVSTHGGNDVGFQYDSRFHRIENLQDMSCRTRQAFDSVDKAYKVQTFDSAKSCDFIKATLVDSESTKDSNYGTIERDSNYGTETSSASRDFNKNRMHTKVKERHVSGYASDYCSRTSRSSGHRTKVRQFKYYDIDTEDFIKSKSYFSEGESSRPLSRSLESLTWKPSSLPAPPRSSQRRSSSGTYISARKEHMMNRNSAVPKDSKSRNSHRIQSKSISQLPWEDPFANPVDKSKSKQVRRPRITYTEDGFIEKPQSQVVKTTDAAKKHKSGKIGKQNCLVQ
- the LOC138016954 gene encoding prickle planar cell polarity protein 3-B-like isoform X4, producing the protein MVAHEEDNTKTCNNCRELCPGFSAHYWRKICQHCKCPREDHNIIVDDARAGRSLFLGDANYSGFPSDDDSGCALDEYAWVPPGLKAEQVHAYMSALPEEKVPYIDSHGERYRNKQIIVQLPPYDSEARFCNGLTDEEKRELRIFVALRKRDALDRGVVKQVPEVSEGYSCKECGDRVCPGSMAVFAPRAGQNTSWHADCFVCYVCKELLVDLIYCFKDGRIFCGRHHAETLRPRCAACDEIIFAEQCTEAEDRCWHVNHFCCFECDCPLGGMRYIMKDGNPFCCHCFKTMYAEFCDACGKPIDPDASQMEHNGQHWHATEECYCCYNCRKPLLGQPFLPKNGDIYCSPECSRGMPVIYPEDKKYSPHPHLDETKHYNAHECTSDLGTLESDYVTSGTPSASGGLTAPYEPSTDGDSVGRYSCLLSHHRVGHLEREGLANAPIGISHGRLSHTTFGALASSGYLTDVFDSVSTHGGNDVGFQYDSRFHRIENLQDMSCRTRQAFDSVDKAYKVQTFDSAKSCDFIKATLVDSESTKDSNYGTIERDSNYGTETSSASRDFNKNRMHTKVKERHVSGYASDYCSRTSRSSGHRTKVRQFKYYDIDTEDFIKSKSYFSEGESSRPLSRSLESLTWKPSSLPAPPRSSQRRSSSGTYISARKEHMMNRNSAVPKDSKSRNSHRIQSKSISQLPWEDPFANPVDKSKSKQVRRPRITYTEDGFIEKPQSQVVKTTDAAKKHKSGKIGKQNCLVQ
- the LOC138016954 gene encoding uncharacterized protein isoform X3, which produces MSEELHISSKYSSEGTELYQGSKTGQLERVTSNYRKICQHCKCPREDHNIIVDDARAGRSLFLGDANYSGFPSDDDSGCALDEYAWVPPGLKAEQVHAYMSALPEEKVPYIDSHGERYRNKQIIVQLPPYDSEARFCNGLTDEEKRELRIFVALRKRDALDRGVVKQVPEVSEGYSCKECGDRVCPGSMAVFAPRAGQNTSWHADCFVCYVCKELLVDLIYCFKDGRIFCGRHHAETLRPRCAACDEIIFAEQCTEAEDRCWHVNHFCCFECDCPLGGMRYIMKDGNPFCCHCFKTMYAEFCDACGKPIDPDASQMEHNGQHWHATEECYCCYNCRKPLLGQPFLPKNGDIYCSPECSRGMPVIYPEDKKYSPHPHLDETKHYNAHECTSDLGTLESDYVTSGTPSASGGLTAPYEPSTDGDSVGRYSCLLSHHRVGHLEREGLANAPIGISHGRLSHTTFGALASSGYLTDVFDSVSTHGGNDVGFQYDSRFHRIENLQDMSCRTRQAFDSVDKAYKVQTFDSAKSCDFIKATLVDSESTKDSNYGTIERDSNYGTETSSASRDFNKNRMHTKVKERHVSGYASDYCSRTSRSSGHRTKVRQFKYYDIDTEDFIKSKSYFSEGESSRPLSRSLESLTWKPSSLPAPPRSSQRRSSSGTYISARKEHMMNRNSAVPKDSKSRNSHRIQSKSISQLPWEDPFANPVDKSKSKQVRRPRITYTEDGFIEKPQSQVVKTTDAAKKHKSGKIGKQNCLVQ